A stretch of Buteo buteo chromosome 9, bButBut1.hap1.1, whole genome shotgun sequence DNA encodes these proteins:
- the CIMIP6 gene encoding LOW QUALITY PROTEIN: ciliary microtubule inner protein 6 (The sequence of the model RefSeq protein was modified relative to this genomic sequence to represent the inferred CDS: inserted 1 base in 1 codon) — protein sequence MSLGKQEERYFLLATPRASKGLPEILQEQTSFSHQYNARGSANEPIRGKRHGAFVCAEIKPASXSIVPKGTEVFLSARGSCPLEQPKTEKGNSVKSRMTSPSLFLQNS from the exons ATGTCCTtgggaaaacaagaagaaagataCT TTCTACTTGCAACTCCTAGAGCATCCAAAGGTCTTCCAGAGATTTTACAGGAACAAACCTCCTTTAGCCATCAGTACAACGCCAGAGGCTCTGCTAATGAACCCATCCGAGGAAAG CGACATGGAGCTTTTGTGTGTGCAGAGATAAAACCAGCAA GGTCGATAGTTCCTAAGGGAACAGAAGTATTCCTGAGTGCTAGAGGGTCATGTCCACTAGAACAGccaaaaacagagaaaggaaactcAGTGAAAAGCCGAATGACCTCACCCAGTCTCTTCCTGCAGAATTCCTAG